The following are encoded in a window of Pseudomonas sp. JQ170C genomic DNA:
- a CDS encoding TolC family outer membrane protein: MRVLTPITSAILLAMACANAQAMSITEAVQSAVDQHPEINASRNSRLSADEDVKVARGGYFPSVDLVGGYGRQRSDNTNTRGFNADNTRNHNKETLTYTQSDLRLRQMLFDGFNTPNEVGRTEAVVNSRAYYTQATAESIALRAIEVYLEVLKRRELVTLAKNNLQAHLRVNDQIGLRSERGVGSNADRDQSTARRALAENNLYTAEVDLADAEANFYSVIGRQADELETPVTIKGELPATLPDARQGMLDNNPYLKSAQADVQAAEQQYEVAKSPFYPRLDAVLATGANNNTAGQVGHDNNDWQAGVELSYNLFRGGSDKARLQSDAHKINQAMDIRNNALRTLNENLALSWNAMTNARLQTPTAREYADTTTRVRAAYQDQFGLGQRTLLDLLDSENELYNANRRYTEVRYTEEFSMYRVLANMGELLSKQRISLPPEAIAKSEVKSEARLPDMR, translated from the coding sequence ATGCGCGTTTTGACCCCCATCACCAGCGCAATCCTTTTGGCCATGGCATGTGCCAATGCTCAGGCGATGTCGATTACGGAAGCTGTGCAAAGCGCCGTGGACCAACATCCGGAAATCAACGCCAGCCGCAACAGCCGGCTCTCGGCAGACGAAGACGTGAAGGTAGCCAGAGGGGGCTATTTTCCAAGTGTCGACCTGGTTGGCGGTTACGGCCGGCAGCGTTCAGACAACACCAACACCCGTGGCTTCAACGCCGACAACACACGTAATCACAACAAGGAAACCTTGACCTACACCCAGTCTGACCTGCGCCTGCGGCAGATGCTGTTCGACGGCTTCAACACCCCCAACGAGGTGGGCCGTACCGAAGCGGTGGTCAACTCCCGCGCCTACTACACCCAGGCCACTGCCGAAAGCATTGCCCTGCGCGCCATTGAGGTGTACCTGGAGGTGCTCAAGCGCCGCGAACTGGTCACCCTGGCCAAGAACAACCTGCAAGCTCACCTGCGCGTCAATGACCAGATCGGCCTGCGCAGCGAACGTGGCGTAGGCAGCAACGCCGACCGTGACCAGTCCACCGCCCGTCGGGCACTGGCAGAGAACAACCTGTACACCGCTGAAGTGGACCTGGCCGACGCCGAAGCCAACTTCTACAGCGTCATCGGCCGTCAGGCCGACGAGCTGGAAACACCGGTCACCATCAAGGGCGAACTGCCCGCCACCCTGCCCGACGCTCGCCAGGGCATGCTCGACAACAACCCCTACCTGAAATCGGCCCAGGCCGACGTGCAAGCTGCCGAGCAGCAGTACGAAGTGGCCAAGTCGCCGTTCTACCCGCGCCTTGACGCAGTGCTGGCCACCGGTGCCAACAACAACACCGCAGGCCAGGTCGGCCACGACAACAACGACTGGCAAGCCGGCGTCGAGCTGAGCTACAACCTGTTCCGCGGCGGTAGCGACAAGGCACGCCTGCAGTCCGATGCGCACAAGATCAACCAGGCCATGGACATCCGCAACAACGCCCTGCGCACGCTCAACGAGAACCTGGCGCTGTCGTGGAACGCCATGACCAACGCCCGCCTGCAAACCCCGACCGCCCGTGAATACGCCGACACCACCACCCGGGTGCGCGCGGCCTACCAGGATCAGTTCGGCCTGGGACAACGGACCCTGCTCGACCTGCTCGACAGTGAAAACGAGCTGTACAACGCCAACCGCCGCTACACCGAAGTGCGCTACACCGAGGAGTTCTCGATGTATCGGGTCCTGGCCAACATGGGCGAACTGCTGAGCAAGCAACGTATCTCGCTGCCGCCCGAGGCCATCGCCAAGAGCGAAGTGAAGAGCGAGGCGCGCTTGCCCGATATGCGCTGA
- a CDS encoding retention module-containing protein gives MAKLIGVVSKIVGEVFAVASDGTRRALAEGDRLFVGEQLDTGVAGAVAVHLQNGSELTLGRGSSLQLSDALLANRAPHVDTPEASTPSQAQLTDVEKLQQAIASGVDPSQEADPTAAGPGSGGASGAAGGGHSFVLLSEVAGRVDPVIGFPTAGFNGFPELADLDVGLFNNNEAPPVLVAPPEPAADNPVSLEGLAVDGGELSLNEANLAQGSASNPAALTQAGSFTVVAPDGVFNLNVGGINVVTAGAVTGVGQSITTGLGNVLTITGYDAATGVVSYSYTLTGAEAHAAGNGANGLGESFTVLVSDTDGDVASGSLDVTVIDDVPRAEGDTNSVTATENQLTLTGNVLTNDVQGADRIATGPITPGTFTGKYGTLVLAADGTYTYTLNTADPDFINLHGGGTGVETFTYTLNDADGDTSTANLVLNVSNLNDSVTLNGLNVNGGELTVFEKNLGDGSAPNASALTQSGSFTISAPDGVQSMTVHGVSVITGGVASTFPQVINTPLGNTLTITGFDPATGVVSYSYTLGDNEAHATGAGANSLGESFQVVVTDTDGSTASGNIDVNIVDDMPTANPDSNDLIASETRLTLSGNVLTNDVQGADRVTAGPITPGTFTGKYGTLVLAADGTYTYTLNTTDPDFINLHGGGTGVETFTYTLNDADGDTSTANLVLNVSNLNDPVTLNGLNVNGGELTVFEKNLGDGSAPNTSALTKTGSFTITAPDGVQSMTVHGVSVITGGVANTFPQVINTPLGNTLTITGFDPATGVVTYSYTLGDNETHATGAGANSLGESFQVVVTDTDGSTASGNIDVNIVDDVPTANPDSNDLIASETRLTLSGNVLTNDVQGADRVTAGPITPGTFTGKYGTLVLNADGTYTYTLNTSDADFINLHGGGTGVETFTYTLTDADGDVSSANLELKVSNLDNPVVINGLDITGGEQTVFEKNLSDGSSPDASALTKTGTFTVTAPDGLQSLIVGGITVVSGGVVSGFPQTGTTPLGNSLTITGYNPSTGVVSYTYTLLDNESHPNAGGINNLSDSITVTATDSDGSSATAHLDVTIVDDVPGVVGAERSVTPGQVDSNLLLIIDVSSSMTSGSGVNGLSRLELSKQAINALLDKYDEMGDVKVQIVIFGSDASAPSTVWLSVADAKLYVAGLHAGGTTNYDAAVAAAQQAFVTNGKIDGAQNVGYFFSDGAPVPSSSGLNAQEEAAWKAFLDQNGIKTYAIGLGNGVNTDNLNPLAYDGSTHTDTNSVVVTDLSMLNQVLSGTVQGAPITGSLMTDGHFGADGGFIKSLLIDGTTYTYDPKANNGQGSYTATGTDRGSFDTTTNSFNIKTVLGGTFVVDMDTGEFTYTPPKDNGTTRVETIGFTASDNDGDVSSATLTVNVHGNTAPVVGADHIITNILSSTIVVPAEALLANDSDADNDRLSTGPTSFNTGWEAKGAGFTVTNASLQQIDFDGTGSSSGNREKALDRSAFRGAANVTTAALIVNGYLGAVSTTSANDEDVLTVTLKKGEKLTLNHDVADGHILMQWKDATGSYENIVNGDSFTASHDGVYSIHVVNLTNTSGSSANAAEYYNLTMTVDYAGAQPETYNGTYAVSDGHGGSVTGNVDITYHAGSTLTGTDGSDTLLAGAGNDTLTAGAGNDVLIGGDGDDTLQGGDGNDLLIGGAGNDVLDGGAGIDTASYAGAGSGVTVSLNANGSQNTLGAGTDTLTGIENLVGSDYNDTLTGNDMANLLRGGLGNDTLVGGGGDDVLIGGRGNNTLTGGAGSDTFQWQQGNSGHDVVTDFTPGSDRLDLSQLLQGENATSTSLDDYLHFKVTGSGAGVVSTIEVSAVAGAAPVQTIDLAGVNLAQHYGVTAGAGGVIAAGQDTATIINGMLNDHSLKVDTV, from the coding sequence ATGGCCAAGTTAATCGGTGTCGTCAGCAAAATTGTCGGAGAAGTCTTCGCTGTGGCCAGTGACGGGACACGTCGGGCGCTGGCTGAAGGTGACCGGCTGTTTGTAGGCGAGCAGCTGGATACAGGCGTTGCGGGCGCCGTGGCCGTCCATCTGCAAAATGGCAGCGAGTTGACCCTGGGGCGTGGCAGCAGCCTGCAACTGTCGGACGCGCTGCTGGCCAACCGCGCACCGCACGTGGACACCCCTGAGGCGTCGACGCCGAGCCAGGCGCAACTCACCGATGTAGAGAAGCTCCAGCAAGCGATTGCTTCCGGTGTCGACCCGAGCCAGGAAGCCGATCCGACCGCCGCTGGCCCAGGCAGTGGCGGGGCGTCGGGAGCAGCGGGTGGCGGTCACTCCTTTGTACTGCTCAGTGAAGTGGCCGGACGGGTCGATCCGGTCATCGGCTTTCCGACGGCGGGCTTCAACGGATTTCCAGAGCTGGCCGACCTGGATGTCGGTTTGTTCAATAACAATGAAGCGCCTCCAGTGCTGGTGGCGCCCCCTGAGCCGGCTGCAGACAACCCGGTCAGCCTCGAAGGGCTGGCGGTGGACGGTGGCGAGTTGAGCTTGAACGAGGCCAACCTGGCGCAGGGCTCGGCCAGTAACCCGGCCGCCCTGACCCAGGCCGGCAGCTTCACCGTGGTAGCGCCAGACGGGGTGTTCAACCTTAATGTCGGTGGTATCAATGTGGTGACTGCGGGCGCGGTGACCGGCGTGGGGCAGTCCATCACCACCGGGCTCGGCAATGTCCTGACCATCACCGGCTACGATGCTGCCACTGGCGTCGTCAGCTACAGCTACACCCTCACCGGTGCCGAGGCCCATGCCGCTGGCAACGGTGCCAATGGGCTGGGCGAAAGCTTCACGGTACTGGTCAGCGACACCGATGGTGATGTGGCCAGCGGCTCGCTGGATGTCACCGTCATAGACGATGTGCCCCGGGCTGAAGGCGACACCAACTCGGTGACTGCCACCGAGAACCAGTTGACCCTAACGGGCAATGTGCTGACCAACGATGTGCAGGGCGCCGACCGGATAGCCACCGGCCCGATCACCCCCGGCACCTTCACCGGCAAGTACGGCACCCTGGTGCTGGCCGCCGACGGAACCTACACCTACACCCTGAACACCGCCGACCCGGACTTCATCAATCTGCACGGTGGCGGTACGGGCGTCGAGACCTTCACCTACACCCTCAACGATGCCGATGGCGATACCAGCACTGCCAACCTGGTACTCAACGTCAGCAACCTCAACGACTCGGTCACCCTCAACGGGCTGAACGTCAACGGCGGCGAACTGACCGTTTTCGAGAAGAACCTCGGTGACGGTAGCGCGCCGAATGCCTCGGCACTGACCCAGTCCGGCAGCTTCACCATCAGCGCCCCGGACGGTGTGCAGAGCATGACCGTGCATGGCGTCAGCGTGATCACCGGCGGGGTGGCCAGCACTTTCCCGCAGGTCATCAACACCCCGCTGGGCAACACCCTGACCATCACCGGTTTTGATCCGGCTACGGGGGTGGTCAGCTACAGCTACACCCTGGGCGACAACGAAGCCCATGCCACTGGCGCGGGGGCCAACAGCCTCGGTGAAAGTTTCCAGGTGGTGGTCACCGACACCGACGGCAGCACTGCCAGCGGCAACATCGACGTGAACATCGTCGACGACATGCCGACCGCGAATCCCGATAGCAATGACCTGATTGCCAGCGAAACCCGACTGACCCTGAGCGGCAATGTGCTGACCAATGACGTGCAGGGCGCCGACCGAGTGACTGCCGGCCCGATCACCCCCGGTACCTTCACTGGCAAGTACGGCACCCTGGTGCTGGCCGCCGACGGAACCTACACCTACACCCTGAACACCACCGACCCGGACTTCATCAATCTGCACGGCGGCGGTACGGGCGTCGAGACCTTCACCTACACCCTCAACGATGCCGATGGCGATACCAGCACCGCCAACCTGGTACTCAACGTCAGCAACCTCAACGACCCGGTCACCCTCAATGGGCTGAACGTCAACGGTGGCGAACTGACCGTTTTCGAGAAGAACCTCGGTGACGGCAGTGCGCCGAATACCTCGGCACTGACCAAGACGGGCAGCTTCACCATCACCGCTCCGGATGGTGTGCAGAGCATGACCGTGCATGGCGTCAGTGTGATCACCGGCGGGGTGGCCAACACCTTCCCGCAGGTCATCAACACCCCGCTGGGCAACACCCTGACCATCACCGGTTTTGATCCGGCTACGGGGGTGGTCACCTACAGCTACACCCTGGGCGACAACGAAACCCATGCGACCGGCGCAGGGGCCAACAGCCTCGGTGAAAGCTTCCAGGTGGTGGTCACCGACACCGACGGCAGCACTGCCAGCGGCAACATCGACGTGAACATCGTTGACGATGTGCCGACCGCGAACCCCGACAGCAATGACCTGATTGCCAGCGAAACCCGACTGACCCTGAGCGGCAATGTGCTGACCAACGACGTGCAGGGCGCCGATCGAGTGACTGCCGGTCCGATCACTCCCGGTACCTTCACCGGCAAGTACGGCACCCTGGTGTTGAACGCCGACGGCACCTACACCTACACCCTCAACACCAGCGATGCGGATTTCATCAACCTGCACGGTGGTGGAACGGGGGTAGAAACCTTCACCTACACCCTGACCGACGCCGATGGCGATGTCAGCTCGGCCAACCTGGAGCTGAAAGTCAGCAACCTGGACAACCCGGTCGTGATCAACGGCCTGGACATTACCGGTGGCGAGCAAACGGTCTTTGAGAAAAACCTCAGCGATGGCAGCAGCCCGGATGCTTCGGCATTGACCAAGACGGGCACCTTCACCGTGACCGCGCCCGATGGTCTGCAGAGCCTGATCGTCGGCGGTATCACGGTGGTCAGTGGTGGCGTGGTCAGCGGCTTCCCGCAAACGGGCACCACGCCGCTGGGCAACTCGCTGACCATTACCGGCTACAACCCGAGCACGGGGGTAGTCAGCTACACCTACACCTTGCTGGACAACGAGAGCCATCCGAATGCCGGCGGCATCAACAACCTGTCTGACAGCATCACGGTTACGGCAACCGACAGCGACGGCAGCTCGGCCACCGCTCACCTGGATGTGACCATCGTCGATGATGTGCCGGGGGTGGTGGGCGCCGAGCGCTCGGTCACGCCGGGGCAGGTGGACTCCAACTTGCTGCTGATCATTGATGTGTCCAGCAGTATGACCTCCGGTTCAGGGGTTAACGGGTTGAGTCGCCTGGAACTGTCCAAGCAGGCGATCAATGCCTTGCTCGACAAGTACGACGAGATGGGCGACGTCAAGGTACAGATCGTCATCTTCGGCAGCGACGCCTCGGCCCCGTCGACGGTCTGGCTCTCGGTCGCCGATGCCAAGCTCTATGTCGCAGGGCTTCATGCCGGCGGCACGACTAACTACGACGCGGCGGTTGCCGCAGCGCAGCAGGCATTTGTCACCAACGGCAAGATCGATGGTGCGCAGAATGTGGGCTACTTCTTCTCCGATGGTGCGCCTGTCCCCAGCTCCAGCGGCCTGAACGCACAGGAGGAGGCTGCCTGGAAGGCGTTTCTGGATCAGAACGGGATCAAGACCTACGCCATCGGCCTTGGCAATGGCGTCAATACCGATAACCTCAACCCATTGGCCTACGATGGCAGCACCCACACCGACACCAATTCGGTGGTGGTCACCGACCTGAGCATGCTGAACCAGGTGCTGTCCGGCACGGTTCAGGGTGCACCGATTACCGGCAGCCTGATGACGGATGGGCACTTCGGCGCCGATGGCGGCTTTATCAAGTCGTTGCTGATCGATGGCACCACCTACACCTACGACCCCAAGGCCAACAACGGGCAAGGCAGCTACACCGCCACGGGGACCGACCGGGGCAGCTTCGATACGACCACCAACAGCTTCAACATCAAGACAGTGCTGGGCGGTACCTTTGTGGTGGACATGGACACTGGCGAGTTCACCTACACGCCACCCAAAGACAACGGCACGACGCGGGTTGAAACTATCGGCTTCACCGCCAGCGACAACGATGGTGACGTGAGCAGCGCTACTCTCACGGTGAATGTCCACGGCAATACCGCGCCGGTGGTGGGGGCCGACCACATCATCACCAACATTCTCTCCAGCACTATCGTGGTGCCGGCGGAAGCTTTGCTGGCCAACGACAGCGACGCCGACAATGATCGGCTGAGCACCGGCCCGACGTCCTTCAACACCGGTTGGGAGGCCAAGGGCGCGGGGTTCACCGTGACCAACGCTTCACTGCAGCAGATCGACTTCGACGGCACCGGCAGCAGTTCCGGCAACCGGGAGAAAGCCCTGGATCGCAGCGCCTTCAGGGGCGCGGCCAACGTCACGACGGCAGCCTTGATCGTCAACGGCTACCTGGGCGCCGTCTCCACAACCAGCGCCAACGATGAAGACGTGTTGACCGTGACCCTGAAGAAGGGCGAGAAACTCACCCTCAACCATGACGTTGCAGACGGGCACATCCTGATGCAGTGGAAGGATGCGACGGGCAGCTATGAGAACATCGTCAACGGTGACTCGTTCACGGCCAGCCATGACGGGGTCTACAGCATTCATGTGGTCAACCTGACCAACACGTCCGGCTCCAGTGCCAACGCGGCGGAGTACTACAACCTGACCATGACGGTCGACTACGCCGGGGCACAGCCGGAGACCTACAACGGGACCTACGCCGTCAGCGACGGGCACGGTGGCAGCGTAACCGGCAACGTCGATATCACCTACCACGCAGGCAGCACCCTCACCGGTACCGACGGCAGTGACACCTTGCTGGCGGGGGCCGGCAACGACACGCTCACTGCCGGGGCGGGCAACGATGTGCTGATCGGTGGTGATGGCGACGACACACTGCAGGGGGGCGACGGTAATGATTTGCTGATCGGCGGCGCCGGAAACGACGTGCTCGATGGCGGCGCGGGGATCGACACGGCCAGCTACGCGGGGGCGGGCAGTGGCGTTACGGTCAGCCTTAATGCCAACGGCTCGCAGAATACTTTGGGGGCGGGTACCGATACCCTGACCGGTATCGAGAACCTGGTCGGCTCCGACTACAACGACACCCTGACCGGCAACGACATGGCCAACCTGCTCAGAGGGGGGCTGGGCAACGATACCCTGGTGGGAGGTGGTGGTGACGATGTGCTGATCGGTGGGCGAGGCAACAACACCCTCACCGGCGGTGCCGGCAGCGACACCTTCCAATGGCAACAAGGCAATAGCGGTCATGACGTGGTCACCGATTTCACCCCCGGGAGTGACCGGCTCGACCTTTCACAACTGCTGCAGGGCGAGAATGCGACCTCGACATCGCTGGATGATTACCTGCACTTCAAGGTCACCGGCAGCGGGGCGGGCGTTGTGTCGACCATCGAGGTAAGTGCGGTAGCGGGGGCGGCACCTGTGCAGACGATTGATCTGGCGGGCGTCAACCTGGCCCAGCATTACGGTGTCACGGCGGGAGCTGGCGGGGTGATTGCCGCAGGGCAGGATACCGCGACCATCATCAACGGGATGCTCAATGATCACTCGTTGAAGGTGGATACGGTGTAG
- a CDS encoding YbaN family protein, whose translation MASVRYLLLAAGWLSVALGVIGIFLPVLPTTPFLLLAAACFARSSPRFHDWLINHPQLGPWIRDYLSGEGIPLKGKVYAIVLMWLSIGLSCYLVPLVWARGFMLTSAVLVSIYILRQKTLRRPS comes from the coding sequence TTGGCGTCTGTGCGCTACCTGCTGCTGGCCGCCGGCTGGCTCAGCGTCGCGCTGGGGGTGATCGGCATTTTCCTGCCGGTGCTGCCGACCACCCCTTTCCTGCTTCTGGCTGCGGCGTGCTTTGCCCGCAGCTCTCCGCGCTTTCATGACTGGCTGATCAACCACCCGCAACTGGGTCCATGGATTCGTGACTACCTGAGCGGCGAAGGCATACCGCTCAAAGGCAAGGTCTACGCCATTGTGCTGATGTGGTTGAGCATTGGTTTGTCGTGCTACCTGGTGCCGCTGGTGTGGGCACGGGGGTTCATGCTGACCAGTGCGGTACTGGTCAGCATTTACATCTTGCGGCAGAAGACGCTACGACGGCCGTCGTAA
- a CDS encoding UPF0149 family protein, whose amino-acid sequence MSFAEQLTRLQAFLDADELHEEALDYVAAHGYMTALSICSEQVPDREWIDALFAEEPHYKDDAQREEIETTLLALKAHIARQLASDEEFELPCDLDLGEEPDDSDLRGWCIGFMEGVFLREEAWFESAEEEVSEMLLPIMVGSGLFDEQPEFADIASDANLMDDMIVQIPEALTALYLLLHAPDEKPALLKPRHH is encoded by the coding sequence ATGTCCTTCGCCGAGCAATTGACCCGCCTGCAAGCCTTCCTCGACGCCGACGAGCTGCACGAAGAGGCGCTGGACTACGTTGCCGCCCACGGCTACATGACCGCGCTGTCGATCTGCTCCGAGCAGGTCCCGGACCGCGAATGGATCGACGCCCTGTTCGCTGAAGAGCCGCATTACAAGGACGACGCCCAGCGCGAAGAAATCGAAACCACCCTGCTCGCCCTCAAGGCACACATCGCCCGCCAGTTGGCCAGCGACGAAGAGTTCGAGCTGCCATGCGACCTGGACCTGGGCGAAGAGCCGGATGACTCCGACCTGCGCGGCTGGTGCATCGGCTTCATGGAAGGTGTGTTCCTGCGCGAAGAAGCCTGGTTCGAGTCGGCCGAGGAAGAAGTCAGCGAAATGCTCCTGCCGATCATGGTCGGCTCCGGTCTGTTCGATGAACAACCCGAGTTCGCCGACATCGCCAGCGATGCCAACCTGATGGACGACATGATCGTGCAGATCCCCGAAGCGCTGACCGCGCTGTATCTGCTGCTGCACGCGCCGGACGAAAAACCAGCACTGCTCAAACCACGCCACCACTGA
- the recQ gene encoding DNA helicase RecQ, giving the protein MLEQAQRVLKDIFGYDSFRGRQGAIIERVAKGGDALVLMPTGGGKSLCFQVPALLRPGLAVVVSPLIALMEDQVATLDELGVAAASLNSTLSAEQQRELAGRIRRGEVKMLYLAPERLVQPRMLDFLRTLDIALFAIDEAHCVSQWGHDFRPEYLQLGQLAELFPDVPRIALTATADMRTREEIVTRLHLQNAERFLSSFDRPNIFYRIVPKEQPRKQLLAFLGERRGNAGIVYCLSRKKVDDVAAYLCDQGFPALPYHAGLPAETRAANQRRFLNEEGLIMVATIAFGMGIDKPNVRFVAHLDLPKSLEAYYQETGRAGRDGLPADAWMAYGLQDMVMLKQMLQNSEGDERHKRIEQHKLDAMLALCEETRCRRQTLLNYFDEELLQPCGHCDNCIDGVQTWDATEPARQALSAVYRTGQRYGVGHLVDVLLGRDNEKVRNFGHEKLAVYGVGKDRSEGEWRTLFRQLVARGLADIDLEGYGGLRLSDTCRPLLRGEVSLELRRDLKPQATSKGSSSGGSPASQLVRGEEREQWEALRALRRKLAEEHGVPPYVIFPDSTLLEMLRSQPSSLSEMARVSGVGARKLERYGEAFLEVLGGAAETPPVVADLRHELTSLARAGMTPAQIAGQLNCSEKNVYSMLAEAIGRQQLSLEQALDLPEDLLAEVQDAFLDGEGELPPVSAIAEQFGARVPEGVLYCVRAALAAEFEM; this is encoded by the coding sequence ATGCTCGAACAGGCTCAGCGCGTCCTCAAGGACATCTTCGGCTATGACAGTTTTCGGGGGCGCCAGGGTGCGATCATCGAACGCGTGGCCAAGGGTGGCGATGCGCTGGTGCTGATGCCCACCGGCGGCGGCAAGTCCCTGTGCTTCCAGGTGCCGGCGCTGTTGCGCCCAGGCCTGGCGGTGGTGGTATCGCCCCTGATCGCGTTGATGGAAGACCAGGTGGCGACCCTCGACGAACTGGGCGTGGCTGCGGCTTCGCTGAACTCCACCTTGAGCGCCGAGCAGCAACGCGAGCTTGCCGGGCGCATCCGCCGGGGTGAAGTGAAGATGCTGTACCTGGCGCCGGAGCGCCTGGTGCAGCCACGCATGCTGGACTTTTTGCGCACCCTGGATATCGCCCTGTTCGCCATCGACGAAGCCCACTGCGTATCGCAATGGGGTCACGACTTCCGTCCTGAATACCTGCAACTGGGGCAACTGGCCGAGCTGTTCCCCGATGTGCCGCGCATCGCCCTGACCGCCACGGCAGACATGCGCACCCGCGAAGAAATCGTCACGCGCCTGCACTTGCAGAATGCCGAGCGCTTTCTCTCCAGTTTCGACCGCCCGAACATTTTCTACCGCATCGTGCCCAAGGAGCAGCCACGCAAGCAGTTGCTGGCGTTCCTCGGTGAGCGACGCGGCAACGCCGGTATCGTCTATTGCCTGTCGCGCAAGAAGGTCGACGACGTGGCCGCCTACCTGTGCGACCAGGGCTTTCCGGCACTGCCTTACCATGCCGGCCTGCCTGCCGAGACCCGTGCCGCCAACCAGCGCCGCTTCCTCAACGAGGAAGGTCTGATCATGGTTGCCACCATTGCGTTCGGCATGGGCATCGACAAACCCAACGTGCGCTTCGTTGCCCACCTGGACCTGCCCAAGTCGCTGGAAGCCTACTATCAGGAAACCGGCCGGGCTGGTCGTGATGGTCTGCCGGCGGATGCCTGGATGGCCTACGGCCTGCAGGACATGGTGATGCTCAAGCAGATGCTGCAGAACTCCGAAGGGGACGAGCGCCACAAGCGGATCGAACAACACAAGCTCGATGCGATGCTCGCCCTGTGTGAAGAAACCCGCTGCCGCCGACAGACCCTGCTCAACTACTTTGATGAAGAGTTGCTGCAACCGTGCGGGCACTGCGACAACTGCATCGATGGCGTGCAGACCTGGGACGCCACCGAGCCTGCACGCCAGGCATTGTCAGCGGTGTACCGCACCGGTCAGCGCTATGGCGTGGGCCATCTGGTGGATGTGCTGCTGGGCCGCGACAACGAGAAAGTGCGCAACTTCGGTCATGAAAAGCTGGCGGTATACGGCGTCGGCAAGGACCGCTCCGAAGGCGAGTGGCGTACATTGTTCCGTCAGCTGGTTGCCCGCGGCCTGGCCGATATCGACCTTGAAGGCTACGGCGGCTTGCGCCTGTCCGACACCTGCCGGCCATTGCTGCGCGGTGAGGTCAGCCTGGAGCTGCGCCGCGACCTCAAGCCGCAGGCCACCAGCAAGGGCAGCAGCAGTGGCGGCAGCCCGGCCAGCCAGTTGGTGCGCGGCGAGGAGCGCGAGCAGTGGGAAGCCTTGCGCGCCTTGCGCCGCAAGCTGGCCGAAGAGCATGGCGTGCCGCCCTACGTCATCTTCCCGGATTCGACCTTGCTGGAAATGCTGCGCAGCCAGCCCTCCAGCCTCAGTGAAATGGCCCGGGTCAGTGGTGTGGGGGCGCGCAAGCTGGAGCGCTACGGCGAGGCCTTCCTCGAAGTGTTGGGCGGTGCGGCCGAGACGCCGCCGGTGGTGGCCGACCTGCGTCACGAGCTGACCAGCCTTGCCCGTGCCGGGATGACGCCGGCGCAGATCGCCGGTCAGCTCAACTGCAGCGAAAAGAACGTCTACAGCATGCTGGCCGAAGCCATTGGCCGCCAGCAGTTGTCGTTGGAGCAGGCCCTGGACCTGCCCGAAGACCTGCTGGCCGAAGTCCAGGATGCGTTCCTCGACGGCGAGGGCGAACTACCGCCGGTATCGGCCATCGCCGAGCAGTTTGGTGCGCGGGTGCCGGAGGGCGTGTTGTATTGCGTGCGCGCAGCGTTGGCTGCTGAATTCGAAATGTAA
- a CDS encoding MarR family transcriptional regulator, with translation MPLTDHHRFGMQIAQMSRGWRAELDRRLAGLNLSQARWLVLLHLARFDEAPTQRELAQSVGVEGPTLARLLDSLESQGLVRRQAVLEDRRAKKIHLCPPAKPLIEQIETIANALRAELFTGVDEEELRVCMKVHARILANLEKS, from the coding sequence ATGCCGTTGACTGACCACCACCGCTTCGGAATGCAGATAGCCCAGATGTCCCGAGGCTGGCGTGCCGAGCTGGACCGTCGCCTAGCCGGGTTGAATCTGTCCCAGGCCCGCTGGCTGGTGTTGTTGCACCTGGCGCGTTTCGACGAGGCCCCTACCCAGCGCGAACTGGCCCAGAGCGTGGGTGTTGAAGGTCCGACCCTCGCGCGTCTGCTCGACAGCCTTGAATCCCAGGGGCTGGTGCGTCGCCAGGCTGTGCTTGAAGACCGCCGCGCCAAGAAAATCCATTTGTGCCCGCCGGCCAAGCCGCTGATCGAGCAGATCGAAACCATCGCCAACGCCTTGCGCGCCGAGCTCTTCACCGGGGTCGACGAGGAAGAGTTGCGCGTGTGCATGAAGGTCCACGCGCGAATTCTCGCCAACCTCGAAAAGTCCTGA